The following are encoded in a window of Etheostoma cragini isolate CJK2018 chromosome 7, CSU_Ecrag_1.0, whole genome shotgun sequence genomic DNA:
- the LOC117948371 gene encoding la-related protein 4 isoform X1 produces MSSDQTGEPPLLQEEADPGPKNGGKDEAPLGSEGGSGGMVTSKGTGLNPNAKVWQEMPVAPSEAVANSPHWPPSDISEGFTESPSAGCKQYSVGFPAVDDSSSTATAEIAVNGMDPPDLGFSPAESTTGNSVDSSTEEPSQISSENLRESLKKELEFYFSRENLSKDLYLMSQMDSDQFVPIWTIASMEGIKILTTDMDLILDVLRSSPMVQVDEKGEKVRPNHKRCIIILREVPETTPVEEVESLFKNDNCPKVISVEFAHNNNWYITFQSDTDAQQAYKYLREEVKTFQGKPIMARIKAINTFFAKNGYRSMDSSLYAQQSQSQSQYSSPLYMQHVYPQQQYPVYGIVPPTWTPSPTPYFETPLAPFPNSSFVNGFGSAGHYKTGSSSLNITRPFNRNRVPLYSRKNVINAFRNHVKPQVRTSEVTSASITPVPLESLTGLRGPQPPVPIVTAATSNPVQTASDLASAFSHLSSSSPSSLEPSDDCGMAGRGRRSTTYRGTRRRREDERIARPVPLAEVKVAPPKFDLAATNFPPLPGCVVSTQGEPVLENRMSDVVRGLYRDKTEQASKEATVSPGSGQPPVTEEAVAVSSPALATVKPATQPHGPSAPGVTRQEKRVERAEPPAPKVAPRTPVITVNPSPTTQPMPSSRPQPSTAAATATAAACTPATPSTPAPATATIPTPAQEPRKLSYAEVCQRPPKDPPPVTPAPASTGTTSGQPLRELRVNKAEELGSSSGPGDKHEKGHEREGGWECKESRPPRERDSQGYYRSNGPRGTGGLKFRDQRRPPPARRSSPQGGYRHTGKEQNIPPVSPK; encoded by the exons ATGAGTTCAGATCAGACCGGAGAGCCGCCGCTGCTGCAGGAGGAGGCTGATCCCGGACCGAAGAACGGTGGGAAGGACGAGGCTCCGCTGGGGAGCGAGGGAGGGTCAGGCGGCATG GTCACCTCTAAGGGCACCGGGCTGAACCCAAATGCCAAGGTGTGGCAGGAGATGCCTGTGGCCCCCAGCGAGGCTGTTGCCAACAGCCCTCATTGGCCCCCCTCAGACATCAGTGAGG GTTTTACTGAGTCTCCGTCTGCCGGGTGCAAGCAATACTCTGTGGGATTTCCGGCCGTGGATGACAGCAGCTccacagcaacagctgagatagCAGTAAATGGAATGGACCCTCCAGATCTGGGCTTTTCCCCTGCCGAGTCCACCACAGGGAACTCAG TGGATTCCAGTACTGAAGAACCATCTCAGATCTCCTCTGAGAATCTCCGAGAGTCTCTAAAGAAGGAGCTGGAGTTTTATTTCTCCAG AGAAAACCTCTCAAAGGATTTGTACCTGATGTCCCAGATGGACAGTGACCAGTTTGTCCCTATATGGACTATAGCCAGCATGGAGGGCATCAAGATCCTCACCACTGACATGGACCTCATCCTGGATGTGTTGAGAT CTTCTCCTATGGTACAAGTGGatgagaaaggggagaaagtGCGTCCTAACCACAAGCGATGCATTATCATTCTAAGGGAGGTCCCCGAAACAACACCTGTTGAG GAAGTGGAGTCACTGTTCAAAAATGATAACTGTCCGAAGGTGATAAGTGTTGAGTTTGCACACAACAACAACTGGTACATCACATTCCAATCAGACACAGACGCTCAACAG GCATACAAGTATTTGAGAGAGGaagtaaaaacatttcaggGAAAACCCATTATG GCCAGGATAAAGGCCATCAACACATTCTTCGCAAAGAATGGCTACCGTAGCATGGACAGCAGCCTGTACGCTCAGCAGTCCCAGAGCCAGTCCCAGTACAGCTCTCCGCTCTACATGCAGCACGTCTACCCCCAGCAGCAGTACCCAGTCTACGGCATCGTACCTCCCACCTGGACGCCTTCGCCCACACCCTATTTTGAAACTCCTCTG GCACCGTTTCCCAACAGTAGCTTTGTGAATGGATTTGGCTCTGCCGGACACTACAAAACTGGCTCCAGTTCTCTCAATATCACTCGTCCTTTCAACAGAAACCG TGTCCCCCTCTATTCAAGAAAGAATGTAATAAATGCTTTCAG AAACCATGTGAAGCCCCAGGTGAGGACAAGTGAGGTGACCTCAGCATCTATAACTCCTGTCCCCTTGGAGAGTCTGACTGGATTGCGCGGCCCGCAGCCCCCCGTTCCCATCGTCACCGCCGCCACCTCAAACCCAGTCCAGACAGCCTCAGACCTGGCCTCAGCGTTCTcacatctctcctcctcctctccctcgtCTTTGGAACCCAGTGATGACTGCGGCATGGCTGGACGTGGAAG aCGGAGCACAACCTACAGAGGAACACGGAGGAGGCGAGAAGACGAACGAATTGCG AGACCTGTACCGCTAGCAGAGGTCAAGGTTGCTCCACCCAAATTTGACTTGGCTGCTACCAATTTCCCACCTCTTCCTGGCTGTGTGGTCAGTACACAGGGAGAACCAGTGCTAGAAAACCGAATGTCTGATGTTGTACGCGGTTTGTACAGGGACAAG ACCGAACAAGCCAGTAAAGAAGCCACTGTGAGTCCAGGTTCAGGCCAACCCCCAGTCACAGAGGAAGCTGTGGCTGTCTCCAGTCCTGCCCTGGCTACAGTGAAACCTGCAACACAACCACATGGACCCTCAGCTCCTGG TGTCACTCGTCAGGAGAAGAGGGTTGAACGGGCAGAGCCTCCAGCTCCCAAAGTAGCTCCACGAACACCTGTTATAACCGTGAACCCCTCCCCCACCACACAACCCATGCCTAGCTCCAGGCCTCAGCCCTCTACTGCTGCTGCCACCGCCACCGCCGCCGCCTGCACGCCCGCAACACCCAGTACGCCGGCCCCTGCTACAGCTACTATTCCGACCCCTGCACAG GAGCCACGTAAGCTCAGCTATGCTGAGGTGTGCCAACGGCCACCCAAGGACCCTCCGCCTGTCACCCCTGCCCCAGCTTCCACAGGCACCACTTCGGGCCAGCCGTTACGTGAGTTGCGCGTGAACAAGGCTGAAGAGCTGGGCTCCAGCAGTGGTCCTGGAGACAAGCACGAGAAAGGCCACGAAAGGGAAGGGGGATGGGAATGCAAGGAGAGCCGACCACCACGTGAACGTGACTCTCAAGGCTACTACCGCAGCAATGGCCCCAGAGGCACCGGGGGCCTCAAGTTTCGGGACCAGAGGCGCCCGCCTCCGGCCCGACGCAGCTCCCCACAGGGAGGCTACAGGCACACTGGCAAAGAGCAGAATATCCCACCTGTATCGCCAAAGTAA
- the LOC117948371 gene encoding la-related protein 4 isoform X3, with translation MSSDQTGEPPLLQEEADPGPKNGGKDEAPLGSEGGSGGMVTSKGTGLNPNAKVWQEMPVAPSEAVANSPHWPPSDISEGFTESPSAGCKQYSVGFPAVDDSSSTATAEIAVNGMDPPDLGFSPAESTTGNSVDSSTEEPSQISSENLRESLKKELEFYFSRENLSKDLYLMSQMDSDQFVPIWTIASMEGIKILTTDMDLILDVLRSSPMVQVDEKGEKVRPNHKRCIIILREVPETTPVEEVESLFKNDNCPKVISVEFAHNNNWYITFQSDTDAQQAYKYLREEVKTFQGKPIMARIKAINTFFAKNGYRSMDSSLYAQQSQSQSQYSSPLYMQHVYPQQQYPVYGIVPPTWTPSPTPYFETPLAPFPNSSFVNGFGSAGHYKTGSSSLNITRPFNRNRNHVKPQVRTSEVTSASITPVPLESLTGLRGPQPPVPIVTAATSNPVQTASDLASAFSHLSSSSPSSLEPSDDCGMAGRGRRSTTYRGTRRRREDERIARPVPLAEVKVAPPKFDLAATNFPPLPGCVVSTQGEPVLENRMSDVVRGLYRDKTEQASKEATVSPGSGQPPVTEEAVAVSSPALATVKPATQPHGPSAPGVTRQEKRVERAEPPAPKVAPRTPVITVNPSPTTQPMPSSRPQPSTAAATATAAACTPATPSTPAPATATIPTPAQEPRKLSYAEVCQRPPKDPPPVTPAPASTGTTSGQPLRELRVNKAEELGSSSGPGDKHEKGHEREGGWECKESRPPRERDSQGYYRSNGPRGTGGLKFRDQRRPPPARRSSPQGGYRHTGKEQNIPPVSPK, from the exons ATGAGTTCAGATCAGACCGGAGAGCCGCCGCTGCTGCAGGAGGAGGCTGATCCCGGACCGAAGAACGGTGGGAAGGACGAGGCTCCGCTGGGGAGCGAGGGAGGGTCAGGCGGCATG GTCACCTCTAAGGGCACCGGGCTGAACCCAAATGCCAAGGTGTGGCAGGAGATGCCTGTGGCCCCCAGCGAGGCTGTTGCCAACAGCCCTCATTGGCCCCCCTCAGACATCAGTGAGG GTTTTACTGAGTCTCCGTCTGCCGGGTGCAAGCAATACTCTGTGGGATTTCCGGCCGTGGATGACAGCAGCTccacagcaacagctgagatagCAGTAAATGGAATGGACCCTCCAGATCTGGGCTTTTCCCCTGCCGAGTCCACCACAGGGAACTCAG TGGATTCCAGTACTGAAGAACCATCTCAGATCTCCTCTGAGAATCTCCGAGAGTCTCTAAAGAAGGAGCTGGAGTTTTATTTCTCCAG AGAAAACCTCTCAAAGGATTTGTACCTGATGTCCCAGATGGACAGTGACCAGTTTGTCCCTATATGGACTATAGCCAGCATGGAGGGCATCAAGATCCTCACCACTGACATGGACCTCATCCTGGATGTGTTGAGAT CTTCTCCTATGGTACAAGTGGatgagaaaggggagaaagtGCGTCCTAACCACAAGCGATGCATTATCATTCTAAGGGAGGTCCCCGAAACAACACCTGTTGAG GAAGTGGAGTCACTGTTCAAAAATGATAACTGTCCGAAGGTGATAAGTGTTGAGTTTGCACACAACAACAACTGGTACATCACATTCCAATCAGACACAGACGCTCAACAG GCATACAAGTATTTGAGAGAGGaagtaaaaacatttcaggGAAAACCCATTATG GCCAGGATAAAGGCCATCAACACATTCTTCGCAAAGAATGGCTACCGTAGCATGGACAGCAGCCTGTACGCTCAGCAGTCCCAGAGCCAGTCCCAGTACAGCTCTCCGCTCTACATGCAGCACGTCTACCCCCAGCAGCAGTACCCAGTCTACGGCATCGTACCTCCCACCTGGACGCCTTCGCCCACACCCTATTTTGAAACTCCTCTG GCACCGTTTCCCAACAGTAGCTTTGTGAATGGATTTGGCTCTGCCGGACACTACAAAACTGGCTCCAGTTCTCTCAATATCACTCGTCCTTTCAACAGAAACCG AAACCATGTGAAGCCCCAGGTGAGGACAAGTGAGGTGACCTCAGCATCTATAACTCCTGTCCCCTTGGAGAGTCTGACTGGATTGCGCGGCCCGCAGCCCCCCGTTCCCATCGTCACCGCCGCCACCTCAAACCCAGTCCAGACAGCCTCAGACCTGGCCTCAGCGTTCTcacatctctcctcctcctctccctcgtCTTTGGAACCCAGTGATGACTGCGGCATGGCTGGACGTGGAAG aCGGAGCACAACCTACAGAGGAACACGGAGGAGGCGAGAAGACGAACGAATTGCG AGACCTGTACCGCTAGCAGAGGTCAAGGTTGCTCCACCCAAATTTGACTTGGCTGCTACCAATTTCCCACCTCTTCCTGGCTGTGTGGTCAGTACACAGGGAGAACCAGTGCTAGAAAACCGAATGTCTGATGTTGTACGCGGTTTGTACAGGGACAAG ACCGAACAAGCCAGTAAAGAAGCCACTGTGAGTCCAGGTTCAGGCCAACCCCCAGTCACAGAGGAAGCTGTGGCTGTCTCCAGTCCTGCCCTGGCTACAGTGAAACCTGCAACACAACCACATGGACCCTCAGCTCCTGG TGTCACTCGTCAGGAGAAGAGGGTTGAACGGGCAGAGCCTCCAGCTCCCAAAGTAGCTCCACGAACACCTGTTATAACCGTGAACCCCTCCCCCACCACACAACCCATGCCTAGCTCCAGGCCTCAGCCCTCTACTGCTGCTGCCACCGCCACCGCCGCCGCCTGCACGCCCGCAACACCCAGTACGCCGGCCCCTGCTACAGCTACTATTCCGACCCCTGCACAG GAGCCACGTAAGCTCAGCTATGCTGAGGTGTGCCAACGGCCACCCAAGGACCCTCCGCCTGTCACCCCTGCCCCAGCTTCCACAGGCACCACTTCGGGCCAGCCGTTACGTGAGTTGCGCGTGAACAAGGCTGAAGAGCTGGGCTCCAGCAGTGGTCCTGGAGACAAGCACGAGAAAGGCCACGAAAGGGAAGGGGGATGGGAATGCAAGGAGAGCCGACCACCACGTGAACGTGACTCTCAAGGCTACTACCGCAGCAATGGCCCCAGAGGCACCGGGGGCCTCAAGTTTCGGGACCAGAGGCGCCCGCCTCCGGCCCGACGCAGCTCCCCACAGGGAGGCTACAGGCACACTGGCAAAGAGCAGAATATCCCACCTGTATCGCCAAAGTAA
- the asb8 gene encoding ankyrin repeat and SOCS box protein 8, whose protein sequence is MSSTMWYIMQSIQSKYSLSERLIRTIAAIRSFPHDNVEDLIRKGADVNRMHGTLKPLHCACMVADADCVELLLEKGADVNALDGYNRTALHYAAEKDESCVELLLEYGAQPNALDGNKDTPLHWAAFKDNPECVRALLESGACPNARDYNNDTPLSWAAMKGNLESVKVLLDYGAQVHVTNLKGQTPISRLVALLARGLGTEQEEECLELLCRAAGRFEIRRADGTLPRELSKDPQLLAKLTNRVAQAPTLRSLARCAVRQSLGVQFLPTAVKELPLPETIKDYLLLRD, encoded by the exons ATGAGCTCTACTATGTGGTACATCATGCAAAGCATTCAAAGTAAATACTCATTGTCTGAGCGGCTCATCCGCACCATTGCCGCAATTCGCTCATTCCCCCACGACAATGTGGAGGATCTCATTCGAAAG GGAGCTGATGTGAACCGGATGCATGGCACACTTAAGCCCCTGCACTGTGCCTGTATGGTCGCTGATGCCGACTGCGTGGAGCTGCTGTTGGAGAAGGGCGCAGAT GTGAATGCTTTGGATGGATACAACCGGACAGCACTGCACTATGCAGCTGAGAAGGATGAGAGCTGTGTCGAGCTGCTGTTGGAGTATGGGGCCCAGCCAAACGCCCTGGATGGCAACAAGGACACTCCACTTCACTGGGCCGCCTTCAAAGATAACCCAGAGTGTGTGAGGGCCCTGCTGGAGAGTGGGGCCTGTCCCAATGCCAGGGACTACAACAATGACACGCCTTTGAGCTGGGCAGCAATGAAAGGCAACCTGGAGAGTGTCAAAGTGCTTTTAGACTATGGAGCCCAAGTCCATGTGACCAACCTGAAGGGACAGACACCTATCTCCCGACTGGTTGCCCTCTTGGCCCGGGGCCTGGGTACTGAACAGGAAGAGGAATGCCTAGAGCTGCTGTGCCGAGCAGCAGGGCGGTTTGAGATCCGACGGGCCGACGGCACCCTTCCCAGGGAGCTGAGTAAGGATCCCCAGCTGCTGGCAAAGCTGACCAACAGGGTGGCTCAGGCTCCCACACTTCGCTCTTTGGCACGCTGTGCTGTCCGTCAGAGTCTTGGAGTCCAGTTCCTCCCCACTGCTGTAAAAGAGCTTCCTTTACCAGAGACTATCAAAGACTATTTACTGCTGAGAGACTGA
- the LOC117948371 gene encoding la-related protein 4 isoform X2: MSSDQTGEPPLLQEEADPGPKNGGKDEAPLGSEGGSGGMVTSKGTGLNPNAKVWQEMPVAPSEAVANSPHWPPSDISFTESPSAGCKQYSVGFPAVDDSSSTATAEIAVNGMDPPDLGFSPAESTTGNSVDSSTEEPSQISSENLRESLKKELEFYFSRENLSKDLYLMSQMDSDQFVPIWTIASMEGIKILTTDMDLILDVLRSSPMVQVDEKGEKVRPNHKRCIIILREVPETTPVEEVESLFKNDNCPKVISVEFAHNNNWYITFQSDTDAQQAYKYLREEVKTFQGKPIMARIKAINTFFAKNGYRSMDSSLYAQQSQSQSQYSSPLYMQHVYPQQQYPVYGIVPPTWTPSPTPYFETPLAPFPNSSFVNGFGSAGHYKTGSSSLNITRPFNRNRVPLYSRKNVINAFRNHVKPQVRTSEVTSASITPVPLESLTGLRGPQPPVPIVTAATSNPVQTASDLASAFSHLSSSSPSSLEPSDDCGMAGRGRRSTTYRGTRRRREDERIARPVPLAEVKVAPPKFDLAATNFPPLPGCVVSTQGEPVLENRMSDVVRGLYRDKTEQASKEATVSPGSGQPPVTEEAVAVSSPALATVKPATQPHGPSAPGVTRQEKRVERAEPPAPKVAPRTPVITVNPSPTTQPMPSSRPQPSTAAATATAAACTPATPSTPAPATATIPTPAQEPRKLSYAEVCQRPPKDPPPVTPAPASTGTTSGQPLRELRVNKAEELGSSSGPGDKHEKGHEREGGWECKESRPPRERDSQGYYRSNGPRGTGGLKFRDQRRPPPARRSSPQGGYRHTGKEQNIPPVSPK; encoded by the exons ATGAGTTCAGATCAGACCGGAGAGCCGCCGCTGCTGCAGGAGGAGGCTGATCCCGGACCGAAGAACGGTGGGAAGGACGAGGCTCCGCTGGGGAGCGAGGGAGGGTCAGGCGGCATG GTCACCTCTAAGGGCACCGGGCTGAACCCAAATGCCAAGGTGTGGCAGGAGATGCCTGTGGCCCCCAGCGAGGCTGTTGCCAACAGCCCTCATTGGCCCCCCTCAGACATCA GTTTTACTGAGTCTCCGTCTGCCGGGTGCAAGCAATACTCTGTGGGATTTCCGGCCGTGGATGACAGCAGCTccacagcaacagctgagatagCAGTAAATGGAATGGACCCTCCAGATCTGGGCTTTTCCCCTGCCGAGTCCACCACAGGGAACTCAG TGGATTCCAGTACTGAAGAACCATCTCAGATCTCCTCTGAGAATCTCCGAGAGTCTCTAAAGAAGGAGCTGGAGTTTTATTTCTCCAG AGAAAACCTCTCAAAGGATTTGTACCTGATGTCCCAGATGGACAGTGACCAGTTTGTCCCTATATGGACTATAGCCAGCATGGAGGGCATCAAGATCCTCACCACTGACATGGACCTCATCCTGGATGTGTTGAGAT CTTCTCCTATGGTACAAGTGGatgagaaaggggagaaagtGCGTCCTAACCACAAGCGATGCATTATCATTCTAAGGGAGGTCCCCGAAACAACACCTGTTGAG GAAGTGGAGTCACTGTTCAAAAATGATAACTGTCCGAAGGTGATAAGTGTTGAGTTTGCACACAACAACAACTGGTACATCACATTCCAATCAGACACAGACGCTCAACAG GCATACAAGTATTTGAGAGAGGaagtaaaaacatttcaggGAAAACCCATTATG GCCAGGATAAAGGCCATCAACACATTCTTCGCAAAGAATGGCTACCGTAGCATGGACAGCAGCCTGTACGCTCAGCAGTCCCAGAGCCAGTCCCAGTACAGCTCTCCGCTCTACATGCAGCACGTCTACCCCCAGCAGCAGTACCCAGTCTACGGCATCGTACCTCCCACCTGGACGCCTTCGCCCACACCCTATTTTGAAACTCCTCTG GCACCGTTTCCCAACAGTAGCTTTGTGAATGGATTTGGCTCTGCCGGACACTACAAAACTGGCTCCAGTTCTCTCAATATCACTCGTCCTTTCAACAGAAACCG TGTCCCCCTCTATTCAAGAAAGAATGTAATAAATGCTTTCAG AAACCATGTGAAGCCCCAGGTGAGGACAAGTGAGGTGACCTCAGCATCTATAACTCCTGTCCCCTTGGAGAGTCTGACTGGATTGCGCGGCCCGCAGCCCCCCGTTCCCATCGTCACCGCCGCCACCTCAAACCCAGTCCAGACAGCCTCAGACCTGGCCTCAGCGTTCTcacatctctcctcctcctctccctcgtCTTTGGAACCCAGTGATGACTGCGGCATGGCTGGACGTGGAAG aCGGAGCACAACCTACAGAGGAACACGGAGGAGGCGAGAAGACGAACGAATTGCG AGACCTGTACCGCTAGCAGAGGTCAAGGTTGCTCCACCCAAATTTGACTTGGCTGCTACCAATTTCCCACCTCTTCCTGGCTGTGTGGTCAGTACACAGGGAGAACCAGTGCTAGAAAACCGAATGTCTGATGTTGTACGCGGTTTGTACAGGGACAAG ACCGAACAAGCCAGTAAAGAAGCCACTGTGAGTCCAGGTTCAGGCCAACCCCCAGTCACAGAGGAAGCTGTGGCTGTCTCCAGTCCTGCCCTGGCTACAGTGAAACCTGCAACACAACCACATGGACCCTCAGCTCCTGG TGTCACTCGTCAGGAGAAGAGGGTTGAACGGGCAGAGCCTCCAGCTCCCAAAGTAGCTCCACGAACACCTGTTATAACCGTGAACCCCTCCCCCACCACACAACCCATGCCTAGCTCCAGGCCTCAGCCCTCTACTGCTGCTGCCACCGCCACCGCCGCCGCCTGCACGCCCGCAACACCCAGTACGCCGGCCCCTGCTACAGCTACTATTCCGACCCCTGCACAG GAGCCACGTAAGCTCAGCTATGCTGAGGTGTGCCAACGGCCACCCAAGGACCCTCCGCCTGTCACCCCTGCCCCAGCTTCCACAGGCACCACTTCGGGCCAGCCGTTACGTGAGTTGCGCGTGAACAAGGCTGAAGAGCTGGGCTCCAGCAGTGGTCCTGGAGACAAGCACGAGAAAGGCCACGAAAGGGAAGGGGGATGGGAATGCAAGGAGAGCCGACCACCACGTGAACGTGACTCTCAAGGCTACTACCGCAGCAATGGCCCCAGAGGCACCGGGGGCCTCAAGTTTCGGGACCAGAGGCGCCCGCCTCCGGCCCGACGCAGCTCCCCACAGGGAGGCTACAGGCACACTGGCAAAGAGCAGAATATCCCACCTGTATCGCCAAAGTAA